The Deltaproteobacteria bacterium genome has a segment encoding these proteins:
- a CDS encoding menaquinone biosynthesis decarboxylase, translating to MKQSYRNLTEFIRVLERAGELEMVERTVSPYLEISKLTDEQSKSPGGGKALYFKKVKGSPFPAATNLFGSWRRICLALGVNDLEQLGDRIRALLELTPPATFKEALGLLPTALSVSRYFPRRTRTKTPPCQEVVYRGDQVDLSLLPVLHCWPRDAGPFITLPLVFTRSLTTGKRNVGMYRMQVFDRKTTGMHWHIHKDGSHYYNEYLRARERMPVAVAIGADPATIYAATAPMPRHMDELILAGFLRNRPVRLTSCLTVDLQVPAEAEFVLEGYVDPGELRREGPFGDHTGYYSLADDYPVFHVTALSHRKKPLYCATLVGRPPMEDCYLGKVTERLFLPILQAAFPEIRDYWFPWEGVFHNIVVVSIDKEFAGHAHKVMHGLWGQGQMSFCKTIVVVDRQVDPSKAEQVMAAIVEKLDPGTDLTLTMGVLDVLDHSSPTPNFGSKIGIDLTSRFPGEPPRQPPPALPDSMLPPASLLEQVQRRVPGVARLQRIDWPAAAAGKSAVRNRILLFAVEKNEQRPGKYFADGLLQLDELQPFSIMLLYDADIDLQDGSLVLWKLFNNVDPARDIFLAGPRLVVDACRKIAADGHTREWPEELSFD from the coding sequence ATGAAGCAATCGTACCGAAACCTGACGGAATTCATCAGAGTACTGGAGCGGGCAGGCGAGCTCGAGATGGTGGAGCGAACCGTATCTCCCTACCTGGAGATCAGCAAACTCACCGATGAGCAGTCCAAGAGCCCCGGAGGCGGCAAGGCCCTTTACTTCAAGAAGGTCAAGGGTTCCCCTTTCCCAGCAGCCACCAACCTCTTTGGCAGTTGGCGGCGCATTTGCCTTGCCCTGGGCGTCAACGACCTGGAGCAGCTGGGGGACAGAATCCGGGCGCTGCTCGAGCTGACCCCGCCGGCTACTTTCAAAGAAGCGCTGGGCCTGCTGCCAACGGCCCTTTCCGTGTCGCGGTATTTTCCGCGCCGGACGAGGACCAAGACGCCGCCGTGTCAGGAGGTGGTCTATCGCGGCGACCAGGTGGATCTCTCCCTGCTGCCAGTGCTCCACTGCTGGCCCAGGGATGCGGGGCCTTTTATTACCCTGCCCCTGGTATTCACCCGCAGCCTCACCACCGGCAAGAGGAACGTGGGGATGTACCGCATGCAGGTGTTCGACAGAAAGACCACAGGCATGCACTGGCACATTCACAAAGACGGCTCCCACTACTACAACGAATACCTCAGGGCCAGAGAGAGGATGCCGGTGGCCGTAGCCATCGGCGCTGACCCGGCCACCATCTATGCTGCCACCGCACCCATGCCGCGCCACATGGATGAATTGATCCTGGCAGGATTTCTGCGGAACAGACCGGTGCGCCTGACTTCCTGTCTGACCGTGGACCTGCAGGTGCCTGCCGAGGCGGAATTCGTTCTCGAAGGCTATGTCGATCCAGGAGAACTCAGAAGGGAAGGACCTTTCGGTGATCACACCGGCTACTATTCCCTGGCGGACGATTACCCGGTCTTCCATGTGACAGCTCTGAGCCACCGAAAAAAGCCGCTCTATTGTGCCACCCTGGTGGGCAGACCTCCCATGGAAGACTGCTACCTCGGGAAGGTTACAGAGCGGTTGTTCTTGCCTATCCTGCAGGCGGCATTTCCAGAAATCAGGGACTACTGGTTTCCCTGGGAAGGGGTCTTTCACAACATTGTGGTAGTTTCTATAGACAAGGAGTTCGCCGGCCACGCCCATAAGGTGATGCATGGCCTCTGGGGGCAGGGGCAGATGAGCTTTTGCAAGACCATTGTGGTGGTGGATCGGCAGGTGGACCCCAGCAAGGCCGAGCAGGTTATGGCTGCTATTGTCGAGAAGCTGGACCCGGGCACTGACCTGACCCTGACCATGGGTGTCCTGGACGTTCTGGACCACTCCTCGCCCACACCCAACTTCGGCAGCAAAATCGGCATAGATCTGACCAGCAGGTTTCCGGGGGAGCCGCCGAGGCAGCCGCCGCCTGCGCTGCCGGATTCCATGCTGCCGCCTGCTAGCCTGCTGGAGCAAGTGCAGCGCCGGGTGCCCGGAGTGGCTCGGCTGCAGCGTATTGACTGGCCCGCGGCAGCTGCCGGCAAGAGTGCGGTTCGCAACCGAATCCTTCTCTTCGCTGTAGAAAAGAACGAGCAGCGCCCCGGGAAATACTTTGCCGACGGTTTGCTGCAGCTGGACGAGTTGCAGCCCTTCTCTATTATGCTCCTTTACGATGCGGACATCGACTTGCAGGACGGCTCGCTTGTTCTGTGGAAGCTGTTCAACAACGTGGATCCGGCAAGGGATATATTCCTTGCTGGGCCCCGCCTGGTGGTCGATGCCTGCAGGAAAATTGCTGCAGACGGCCACACGCGGGAATGGCCGGAGGAGCTCTCTTTCGATTAA
- a CDS encoding UbiA family prenyltransferase, whose protein sequence is MSLLGVLLYEFFNYLEKTLCAWKFLESGRVLPKKKTSRLLKHLQIYGRMIKFSHTVFALPFALAAVVLAQRQHNITVQLLFWILVAMVTARSAAMGFNRIADAQLDGQNPRTAQRAIPAGMLSMKSAVLFVIGSSILFCFAAAMISRLCFWFSIPVLFILFFYSYTKRFTTFSHFYLGFSISLAPIGAWIAVTGTFDFSVTILSLALLTYIAGFDILYACQDVEFDRKMGLFSIPASLGPATALHISALLHCLSFLFFFLIFVVFDMGLIYLIAVVIMGYLLILEHKLVSPHDLRNVQTAFFHVNSAISVTLFLGILADELLRRWL, encoded by the coding sequence ATGAGCCTGCTCGGAGTGCTGCTCTATGAATTCTTCAACTACCTGGAAAAAACCCTGTGCGCCTGGAAATTTCTAGAATCGGGCCGGGTGCTGCCCAAAAAGAAGACATCACGGCTGTTGAAGCACCTGCAGATCTACGGCCGCATGATCAAGTTCAGCCACACCGTATTTGCCCTGCCCTTTGCCCTGGCAGCCGTGGTCCTGGCCCAGCGGCAGCACAACATCACGGTGCAGCTGCTTTTCTGGATCCTGGTGGCCATGGTGACGGCCCGCTCTGCTGCCATGGGCTTCAACAGGATTGCCGATGCCCAGCTGGACGGCCAGAACCCCCGAACTGCCCAGAGGGCAATCCCAGCCGGTATGCTCTCCATGAAATCTGCGGTGCTCTTCGTGATCGGCAGTTCTATTCTCTTCTGTTTTGCAGCTGCCATGATAAGCAGGCTCTGCTTCTGGTTTTCCATCCCCGTACTCTTTATCCTCTTCTTCTACTCGTATACCAAGCGGTTCACCACTTTTTCTCATTTCTATCTGGGTTTCAGCATTTCCCTGGCACCCATAGGGGCCTGGATTGCCGTAACCGGCACCTTCGATTTTTCAGTGACCATCCTGTCTCTAGCCCTCCTGACGTATATTGCCGGCTTCGACATCCTCTATGCCTGTCAGGATGTGGAGTTCGACAGGAAGATGGGGCTGTTCTCCATTCCAGCCAGCTTGGGGCCGGCCACAGCCCTGCATATCTCTGCTCTTCTTCACTGTCTGTCCTTCCTGTTTTTCTTTCTCATCTTTGTGGTGTTCGACATGGGCCTCATCTACCTGATCGCAGTTGTCATCATGGGCTATCTGCTCATTCTGGAGCACAAGCTGGTGAGCCCCCATGACCTGCGCAATGTACAGACAGCGTTTTTTCATGTAAACAGTGCCATCTCTGTTACCCTGTTCCTGGGGATACTTGCTGACGAGCTGCTGAGGAGATGGTTGTGA
- a CDS encoding ABC transporter ATP-binding protein — translation MIEVKELGKTFDPESGPVLDNISFSLERGKTMSIIGPSGCGKTTLLYILAGLLEPCSGSVAIRHGSNGDSGRSTAIILQDFGLFPWKTVGENISLAPRIQNVPEKLCQEMTARLLAEMGLHNLANRYPAQLSGGQKQRVAIARALATRPAILLMDEPFSSLDALTREHLQDVILQLWLRRRLTYILVTHSVEEAVFLGERIMILSDRPTRIKATISNEQFGAPTARTDNRFFDKVKEVRQAMEF, via the coding sequence ATGATCGAGGTGAAAGAGCTGGGCAAGACATTCGATCCTGAGAGCGGGCCCGTGCTGGACAACATTTCTTTTTCCCTGGAAAGGGGCAAGACCATGTCCATCATTGGTCCTTCAGGCTGCGGCAAGACCACGCTGCTCTATATCCTGGCTGGCCTGCTGGAGCCCTGCTCCGGCAGCGTGGCGATCCGCCATGGCAGCAACGGCGACTCTGGAAGAAGCACAGCTATTATTCTGCAGGACTTTGGTCTCTTTCCCTGGAAAACCGTCGGCGAAAACATCTCGCTGGCCCCCAGAATCCAGAATGTCCCCGAGAAACTCTGCCAGGAGATGACGGCAAGGCTTCTGGCAGAGATGGGACTGCACAATCTGGCGAATCGCTACCCGGCTCAACTGAGTGGCGGCCAGAAGCAGCGGGTGGCCATTGCGCGAGCGCTGGCCACCAGGCCTGCCATTCTTCTCATGGACGAACCCTTCTCTTCCCTGGACGCCCTTACTCGAGAGCACTTGCAGGATGTCATCCTGCAGCTGTGGCTCAGGCGACGCTTGACCTACATTCTGGTGACCCACAGCGTTGAAGAGGCCGTGTTTCTGGGAGAGCGCATTATGATTCTGAGCGACCGGCCCACGCGCATCAAAGCCACCATCAGCAATGAACAGTTCGGGGCTCCCACTGCCCGCACTGACAACCGCTTTTTCGACAAGGTCAAAGAGGTCCGCCAGGCCATGGAATTCTGA
- a CDS encoding ABC transporter substrate-binding protein yields the protein MRACGSKIGRLGVCFFLLASLVLPASAGAAEVLRFGILPVVDTLPLLVAQEKGFFTGQGISLQTISFQSALERDAALQAGNLDGYFGDILNTVLLIHSGQQLKIITTCFHTNPRFRMFGVVAAPSLKVRSLEELRGKQVAISRATIIEYLLDKILQKNGLPADFVKKQEIKNIPIRLQMLLADKVDAALLPEPLLTLAESKGARVVADDRDLDMALTVLAVRSSLIKRSPTVVQRFLIAYRQGVREINRNPEKFKDLLVRRTRFPQSIRDSYRIPEFPPVSLPLPGDVAATQVWLQHKAMVKQLLPYEMIVGGSK from the coding sequence ATGAGAGCTTGCGGATCAAAAATAGGACGCCTTGGTGTGTGCTTTTTCTTGCTGGCGAGCCTGGTGTTGCCGGCCTCGGCAGGGGCTGCAGAAGTTCTCAGGTTCGGCATTCTGCCGGTAGTGGACACCCTGCCTCTGTTAGTGGCGCAGGAGAAGGGGTTTTTCACCGGCCAGGGAATTTCCCTGCAGACCATTTCTTTCCAGAGTGCTCTCGAAAGGGATGCTGCCCTGCAGGCCGGCAATCTGGACGGCTATTTCGGCGACATCCTGAATACGGTCTTGCTGATCCACAGCGGCCAGCAATTAAAGATAATCACCACCTGTTTTCATACGAACCCCAGGTTTCGCATGTTTGGCGTGGTGGCTGCCCCGTCGCTGAAGGTTCGCAGTCTGGAGGAACTCCGGGGCAAACAGGTGGCAATTTCCAGGGCGACCATCATCGAATACCTGCTGGACAAAATCCTGCAGAAAAATGGGCTGCCAGCTGACTTCGTCAAAAAACAGGAGATCAAGAACATCCCGATTCGCTTGCAGATGCTGCTGGCAGATAAGGTTGACGCTGCTTTGCTCCCTGAACCGCTGCTCACTCTGGCCGAAAGCAAGGGCGCCAGGGTGGTGGCGGACGACAGAGACCTGGATATGGCTCTCACTGTGCTGGCTGTGCGGAGCAGCCTCATAAAGCGAAGCCCCACTGTGGTGCAGCGTTTTCTCATCGCTTACAGGCAGGGGGTGCGAGAGATAAACAGGAATCCAGAGAAGTTCAAGGATCTGCTGGTGAGGCGCACTCGCTTTCCGCAATCAATCAGGGACAGCTACCGCATCCCTGAATTTCCGCCAGTGTCGCTTCCTTTGCCCGGTGATGTGGCTGCCACCCAGGTGTGGCTGCAGCACAAGGCAATGGTAAAACAGCTCCTGCCCTATGAAATGATTGTTGGTGGCTCCAAATGA